The genome window TCTGTTATGCCTTGACGCGATTCAAAGCCTTGGCGTTATACCGATTGACGTGAAAAAAAGCGGGGTTCATTTTTTAGCTTCAGGAGGACACAAGTGGCTGACAGGGCCTATGGGCATAGGGATTCTTTTTATAGACAAAAGTGTAAATAATCTTGTTATTCCTGTGCGCACCGGATGGAAGAGTGTTATTAATGAAGAAGATTTTAATATAGACTTTACCCTGAAACCTGATGCTCTCCGGTTTGAGACAGGCACCATGAATCTTGCGGGTATTTTCGGACTTGATGCGGCCCTTGCCCTGCTGCAGGAAGTTGGGATATCCGAAATTTACAAAAAGGTTCTGGCAGTCATCGATCTCTTTATTGAAAGGCTTGAGGAACGAAAACTGGAGATAACATCTCCGTTGAAGAACCACGAAAGATCGGGGATTTTAACATTCAGGCCAAAGGGCGACCCGGAGGCTTGCTATAAGTTCCTTGTTAAAAGAGATATCATGCTATCCCTGCGGAACAACATGATCAGGCTTGCCCCGCACTTTTATAACAACGAATCGGATGTTGACGGTTTTTTTCATGAACTTGACATGTTTGATCAAAAAGCCCCCCATCTTTCCTGAAACATACCGGAATAAACAATCTTGAACATTAGCTCCAGCAAAGTGCCGGCCGGAATTTCTATACCATGCGGCTCTATACTTTTACTTAACTGTGCAAACTCCTTTGAATGCTCTTTTAAACATTTCAAATCCTGGAGTAATTTTTTAATCTTTACTTTATCATCGGGATTAAGTTCTTTTGTCCAGGCTCCTTGTTCCCATTTTGAATTTAACTCTCTAATTTTTACAGGCGACGCAACAAGAAGCTGCCTGCGAATCTTTTGGCTATTAAAAACCTTTTGAGATTCTATTAAATTTTTAATCGATTTTTCGATATTATCCCTGGCTGATTTAATTTCTTCACATAGCATTTTTTGAGCCTGTTCCGGCAGAATAATATTGATGCCTTTCAATATTCTTTTTTTTTTATCGGTTTTTTCTTTAAACTCCGCAACCGCGTTGCGCCAAAACAACTGACTGATTTCATAAATAAGAACTGATGATTTCTTCTTTGCATTTAAGGGAGCCTGTATTTTTTTCAATATAATAGGAAACAATCTGACAGTTTTTTTAAAGAGTTGTTCTCCGGTAATCACCTGGAAGATGATAACTGTCGTTGCAAACCAGTCCTGCAGGTGTAAAATCCGGGGTAAATCTCTAAAAGTAGAAATCAACATCTCGTTGGTCAGCAATTGGGAAGGGGTAGCATAATATGGTGTTCCGCCCAGCTGCGGTTGAGCGATTTCAGAATTATCTTTTTCTTTAAAACAAACTGATGTTTCCACATCAATCAGCCCAATCGAGAATTCTTTCGGTGATCTTAAAAATCGGGGATAATGCGCCTGCTCTCCGGCTACAATCAAATTATCCGGTTTAAGATCCCGCATGGCGACGCCTTTTTTTTTTAACCAGGATAACAGGTCAAGCATGTTGGTAACAATTCCCTCAATTTGATATTTGTTTTGAAAAAATGATATCTCTATAATATATTTTCTGATTATTTTTCTATATGCTTCGACATCCTTGATGTTGGCTTCAAAAATTATTTCAAACGATTTGTTTAAATCATCCGTCAATTCAGGTGGTATGCCTTCCTCGTTTTTTGAGATGGAATTTCCGGACAGATGCAGCAGGAACCACTTGCGAAGCTGGTATGCAGGAATTGATAACCTGGCATGCCCGGCTGTGAATTCTCTGACCTCCTTTTCACATTTAGTATATAAAATCTGTATCCCGGCACAAACAGGAGGGGTGGAGATCCCATATTTACCTTCAAATTCGTGCAGATCCCAGATAACGCCCGGTTGTTCATTTATTTCCTGTTCCATTTTGCCTTTAACAGCATGCATGTTTTTCAAGATATGTCCCAGGAAAAAATATTTTGACAAATTCATAAAATATACAAAGGAACCGCCGATTTTCAAATATTCCTGATACTTTGGATATCTCCCTACCCATTGAATATATTTTTCTTCAAGTTCTTCAGCAGTCAAAAGAGATTCTCCCTGAAAAGAATGGGTCTGTTTCATAATAACTGAAATCATTGGTATAATGCATTCCCTGGGAGCCAGGATATCTATAATATCCTTTTCCTTCTTGATGCTTTCTATGTACAACCCAAAATCATCAATGGGCTCAGGGGGAACCTTGATAACCATGTGGATATCATAAATCACATAAAAACATCTGCTTTTGCTGCTGCTATCCTGACCTATTTGACCAATTGTGACCCGTCTTTTTGACCACGCTTTGTTTTGCCTTACGCGTAGTTCAAAAATTGAATTTGGAGCGGCTTGTTCTGCATCAGCCAGGTAAAAATTCGCAGGTGCGTCTTCCGGAGCGTTTAACTGCTTTTTGTACAATTTTAAAAAATAATATACTATCCTTTCATTCTCATTTAATTCCTTTTCATTAATTTTAAAAAGCTTGATATTCTCTTCAGCACCTTCAATCTCATCTTTTTTGTTTTTTCCTGATCTCTTTAAATTATATAATAACACGGCAAACATTTTATAAGCAGATACCAGCAGAATAAGAACAATAATACTCGGCAAAACTTTTGTTAACCCGAAAAAGATTAAAGTTGCAAACTCCTGATTTTCTTGTTTCTTTAACGCCAAAGAATCAAAGAGTTGCTCCTTTTTTTTATAATAATATTTTATGACGGCCTTTTTATACGATATGGTCTCCTGATAAGCACTATTTTTAATATGATCTATATCTACCCTTAAAATCATATCTGCTTTATTATTATTTTTATAATAAACTATTTCACCATTCCCCCACACATCATCTGCAAGTATAAAATTTCCATTTTTTAAATATACGATATCCTTTTCGATTAACATTTCCCGATTAAAAAATTGAATGCCGCCAACAACAATCAATATAGTTAGCAGAATTATCAATATTATTATTTTTTTCATCTTCTGTTAATATATTTGCTTGGGGAAGGTGTTTTTGGATATGAAAAAACAGTCATTGCCGGATAGGCATTTTTCAAAGGTCTATATGTAAATAAAGTTTTTATGCAAATAAAGTCTCTATGCAAATATTGCGTCTATCCATTGGCCTGTTAAGCATGTGAGTATGATTACAAGTGCGGCTATTAAGAGGTGTTCTGCAATTACGGCCCACGGGTTTGAGCCGCTGTCCGACGCCATTTTATAACTTAGCAGAACCAGAACCGCAGTCCCCCATGCAATATTGACAAAAATGGCTGTTTGGAGTTGAAAAATCAGAACCGGTAGTAAAAAAGTCAACGCAAATAGAAACTTCGATAAAAAGGTTGATATGGTAGCCGCCCATATCTCTTTTATGCTATGTATGTTTTCCGACTCTTCAGAAATGTGTATGCCAAGCGCATCGGAAAGGGCATCTGCGATAGCTATGGTGCATATACCGCCTATCACGACAAGTCTGGAGTGTGTGCCTGCATTCAAGCCCACCATAAGCCCCAGGGTTGTAATAACACCCGACGTAAGACCAAAAAAAATCCCTTTTTTGACAGATTTACTTACCATATTTTGTGGACCCGATCATGGTATTGCATTCAAAACCAATGTGATAGGTCTATCCTCCTCGCTCTTGCCAGTAAAACGTATAGGGCCGGGGTTTCTGTATTGATCGGCGCCGGGCTCAGCTGCAAGCCATTTATCCCTTAGAGCCTTGACTACCTTGAAAGCTGCTGAATTAATATCTACGACACTCTTCTCCATCACAAGAGCCAGCCTGCCCTTTCTTTCTTCAAGATGCATAAGTGGAGCAATGGGAATTCCGATGGGCTTCCAATCAGCAAAGTTTTGATCAAGATTCATGATTGCGGCCATATAGCCGGTCACGCCGCCGGCTATCAGGCTAAAAACCGTTAAACCGAGATTATATGTATAATTACAGTCAAACCTTGTTGGATCAGTCCCCCTGCCATCATAGCCGTAAAAATGTGATTGTGTTTTAAAATCGGGAACGGACTTATTATATATTTTTTTCACTGATGCAGGAATATCTTCCTTTTCTGTTATAACACCACCTTTTGTCATGGAACTCTTAAGTATTTTAGTTGATGTAATTTTTTCTTTGACAAGCAGCAGTGCAGAGCCGTCATCATAGTTTCTGAAAATTACAGGCCCGAAAGAATCAGGATCAACTCCGTCCTTTTTCAAAGTCTTAACAAAATAATCTCTGTCTATTCCTATTTTGTAGACTCCCTTTTCTTTCAAAATATTCAGATAATCCTGAACAATTTCCATCAGAACTTTATCCGTCTCCACCTGGGAAAAGGGGAAATTCCCATGGCTGTCACGCTCCATCAGCAACCCTTCCTTGAAGAAATCGGGAATATCACTAAACAGATCATCATCCCTTCTGTTCCAGCATGACATTTTATTCTCTTCCTCACAAAGCCTTGCCAGCCTCCTTAAATATTCAAGTTTATTCTCAAGAAAGGGAAATTCTGTATGAAAGTCAGTATCGTGAATTTCGTTATATTCCGCAATAATCGTATTCAGCTTGATTATAAAGGTTTGAATCTCATTAATAAATTCAAGCACGCCCTCGGGTAGTACTATGACACCGTAGTTTTTGCCTGCAGCAGCTCTTTGCACTATACAGTCACAAATTACCCTGGAAAGATGCCTGAGCGTCATACCGTATGCTATATAGTCTATTCTGTTTTCCTTCCGAGCCTTCTCGAGTCGCGACTCATCTATGTAGTCGGCAAGGTCCTCTCCTATAAGGGTCAAATTTGCATGAGTCTGAAGCGCTACCTCCAAAGCCAAATGGCTTGCAACCCTTCCCATTACCTTGCAAATGTGCCAGTATTTTACATCGGAACTGCAATCTGTGCAAAGGTTGCTTATTGAACCTGCAAAAGCTCTGGCAGCAGAATGGAAACCAAAGGATATTGCGCATAAAACATTTCCGTCGGCATCCCTTACCTGTACATCGCCGTCTATTGTTTTGGGGACACCAATGACTTGAATTCCGTCATCAAACATATCCTGGGCCAGAAAAGCCGCATTTGTATTAGAATCATCCCCTCCTACGATAACCAGAGCATCGAGATCAAGCTTGCTGCATGTTTCTTTTGACAGTGCCATTTTTTCCTGTGTATCGATTTTTGTACGGCCTGTCTTTATCATTGAAAAGCCTCCGAGATTCCTGTAGGCATTTATAATATTGTCTGTAAGCTCAACAGCTTCACTTTCAATAATACCGTCCGGGCCCATAAGAAAACCATATATTATGCTTTCAGGGTTGGCTTTTTTTGCGGCATCATAAATACCTGCAATTACATTATGCCCACCGGGAGCCGGGCCTCCTGAGAAAACAACGCCGATAATCCGTTTTGTGGAATATTCTCTTTTCCGGGATTCATCCGGGTAATCGATTCCTTCAATATCCTGCGCCTTATTATCGATAATCTTCGGCAAATGCTTAGCCGCTTCACTATGAATTTTAAAATTGAAATTATTATTTTCCTTTAAAGCCGTAAGGGGCTTGGTGAACGCTTTGCATACCGGGGGTATGTATCCTCTTCTTTCAATAATCTCCTGATTAATATTTCCGGTTATTTTCTTAACTTCCGGATTTGACAAAAGGTCTTCAGCGCTGACACTCCTTTTTTTCTGCATCTGCGTTCTCCCTGCAATTATTGATTGTTGACATGCTGCCTGATAAAATTTAAATTGACATTTTCTTTGAAAAAAATAAAGATTTTTTTTGGAGGTTTTTTTGTGTATTCTAAAATACTGGTTCTTCGCTTTTCAAACAAGGTAGTGCATAATCCCGTAGTCTGCACCCTTGCAAAAGAATTTGATCTTACTTTCACTATACTTAATGCCACCATACTTCCCAGGAAAGAGGGGGTTATGGTGCTTGAGCTTTCAGGATCAAAAAATAATTTTAAAAACGGCGTGAAGTATCTTAAAGATCAGGGAGTTAATGTAAAGAATGCTTCCCAGGAAATAAAGCGTGACGATAAAAAATGCACCCACTGCGGTGCATGCATCGCAGTCTGCCCCACAGGTGCCCTATATATTCAACGTCCTGAAATGCTGGTTGTTTTCGATCAACAAAAATGCAGTGTATGCGAGCTTTGTATCCCGGCATGTCCCCCCAGGGCAATGAAAGTTCGCCCCAAAACCGGGATGATTTTTGATTTTCAATCATGATAAGGGTTCGGATAGGTAATCAAAATTTTATGGATCATAGCGGATTATTGTGGAGATTCTATTTATTGAGCATATACTAATTAAACTTATGCCATCAGCTATTAGCTTTTAGCAGTTAATACCTAACAGCTAAAAGCTAATAGCTGTTCATCATGGATTACCACAATAATCCGTGATGAACCAATTTTATTATCTTATTGAAGAGATAAGGCAAAATTGCATAATGAGCAAATTAGAAAAAAAAATATGTGTCCTCGCGATCATATTTATAGTGCTGTACCTTGGGGCAATCTTTATTACCCTTAATTCCCGGGAAGAAAGAAAAGTTAAAACAACCAAGATTGAATCCGTAGATCTTAAACCGGAAGAAAGAACCTTTATGATGGCCGAATTGCTTCTCCCTATGGCCATTCTTTCAGCGCTTACAATCTGTTTTATTATAGCAAGAAAAAGAAGGGCCCGGAAAATAAAATTACTTGACGATGATCTTGAAGATACTAATGATGTTAAAGAGGGTTTATAACAGTTGGTTTAATCAAAAAACAACAGGAAACAGCATGCTGGAAATACGTTTTCACGGACGCGGTGGCCAAGGGGCTGTGGTTGCATCGATACTTATGTCAAAGGCCTTTTTCCAGGCAGGATATTATGTCCAGAGTTTTCCTTTTTTTGGAATTGAAAGAAGGGGAGCTCCCATTGAGGCATATTTAAGGATAAGTCACAGCAAAATTTTTATCAGAACCAATGTTTATACTCCTGATCATATTATAGTGCTGGATAATACCCTGCTCGGCAGTATAGATATAACGCGAGGCCTTAAACCAGGCGGAATAATATTAATTAACGCAACAAAAGACTTGAAAGAGCTGTCACAATTTCCAGGTTATAGAATAGCGGTTGTTGATGCTACACGAATAGCATTAAGAAACCATATAGGCTCCAGGACTAATCCGATTGTCAACACATCTCTTATGGGCGCCATGTCTAAAATTTTGGAGATACCACCCATGGATGCGGTTGAGAAGGCTGTAATGGAAGAGGCGCCTGCCAAACAGCATGAAAATGTTAAAGCAGCAAAAGAAGCTTTTGATGCAGTGGAATTCTATGAATAAAAATGTAAGTCAAACCAAATTTCCGGTTTATATTGCCCGCTCCCGCCAAACTACCGAAGTGAACAAAACAGGAAGTTGGCGTGTTATGTGTCCTGAGTATGAAGAAAAGACATCTCCCTGCAGCGCAGCCTGCCCTGCAGGAGAAGATATCGCTTTAATTCAGATGTTT of Desulfosarcina sp. BuS5 contains these proteins:
- a CDS encoding aminotransferase class V-fold PLP-dependent enzyme; the protein is MKFDDYRSLFPVTEKNIFLNHAAASPASLRVLNAVTGFYRECVEQASRNYFKWMKRVEKTRRRAAHLINAETNEIAFTGNTSDGISAVAWGFKWKRNDGVIVAAPDFPSNIYPWMYLEQRGVNVHFSQRKENRFGVKEVEKALKPDTKMIAVSSVDYASGFAANIEELGDFCKKKGILLCLDAIQSLGVIPIDVKKSGVHFLASGGHKWLTGPMGIGILFIDKSVNNLVIPVRTGWKSVINEEDFNIDFTLKPDALRFETGTMNLAGIFGLDAALALLQEVGISEIYKKVLAVIDLFIERLEERKLEITSPLKNHERSGILTFRPKGDPEACYKFLVKRDIMLSLRNNMIRLAPHFYNNESDVDGFFHELDMFDQKAPHLS
- a CDS encoding membrane protein, giving the protein MVSKSVKKGIFFGLTSGVITTLGLMVGLNAGTHSRLVVIGGICTIAIADALSDALGIHISEESENIHSIKEIWAATISTFLSKFLFALTFLLPVLIFQLQTAIFVNIAWGTAVLVLLSYKMASDSGSNPWAVIAEHLLIAALVIILTCLTGQWIDAIFA
- a CDS encoding 6-phosphofructokinase, which gives rise to MQKKRSVSAEDLLSNPEVKKITGNINQEIIERRGYIPPVCKAFTKPLTALKENNNFNFKIHSEAAKHLPKIIDNKAQDIEGIDYPDESRKREYSTKRIIGVVFSGGPAPGGHNVIAGIYDAAKKANPESIIYGFLMGPDGIIESEAVELTDNIINAYRNLGGFSMIKTGRTKIDTQEKMALSKETCSKLDLDALVIVGGDDSNTNAAFLAQDMFDDGIQVIGVPKTIDGDVQVRDADGNVLCAISFGFHSAARAFAGSISNLCTDCSSDVKYWHICKVMGRVASHLALEVALQTHANLTLIGEDLADYIDESRLEKARKENRIDYIAYGMTLRHLSRVICDCIVQRAAAGKNYGVIVLPEGVLEFINEIQTFIIKLNTIIAEYNEIHDTDFHTEFPFLENKLEYLRRLARLCEEENKMSCWNRRDDDLFSDIPDFFKEGLLMERDSHGNFPFSQVETDKVLMEIVQDYLNILKEKGVYKIGIDRDYFVKTLKKDGVDPDSFGPVIFRNYDDGSALLLVKEKITSTKILKSSMTKGGVITEKEDIPASVKKIYNKSVPDFKTQSHFYGYDGRGTDPTRFDCNYTYNLGLTVFSLIAGGVTGYMAAIMNLDQNFADWKPIGIPIAPLMHLEERKGRLALVMEKSVVDINSAAFKVVKALRDKWLAAEPGADQYRNPGPIRFTGKSEEDRPITLVLNAIP
- a CDS encoding NIL domain-containing protein, translating into MYSKILVLRFSNKVVHNPVVCTLAKEFDLTFTILNATILPRKEGVMVLELSGSKNNFKNGVKYLKDQGVNVKNASQEIKRDDKKCTHCGACIAVCPTGALYIQRPEMLVVFDQQKCSVCELCIPACPPRAMKVRPKTGMIFDFQS
- a CDS encoding 2-oxoacid:acceptor oxidoreductase family protein, with the translated sequence MLEIRFHGRGGQGAVVASILMSKAFFQAGYYVQSFPFFGIERRGAPIEAYLRISHSKIFIRTNVYTPDHIIVLDNTLLGSIDITRGLKPGGIILINATKDLKELSQFPGYRIAVVDATRIALRNHIGSRTNPIVNTSLMGAMSKILEIPPMDAVEKAVMEEAPAKQHENVKAAKEAFDAVEFYE